CTAAACTTGAGCATTTCTATTCAACTTTAACTCTTTAATTACCCACATGGCTAAGAAAAAATTCTCGTTTATGAGCATTTTAATGAGATTATTTGAAAAGAGTATTGCGTTAATGCCAAAATTCAGTATAATTATGATGTTATAAAAAAGGAGATTCGTTATGAACAAAGAAGAATTAGTAAAAGAAATAGCTAAAAAAACAAGATTAGCTCAAAAACAAGTTGCTGAAATTTTAAGCTTAACCGTTGAAACAATTGAAAAAACAGTTTCAAAAGGCAAAAAAGTTACCTTAGTTGGTTTCGGTACATTTGAAGCACGCAAAAGAGCAGCTAGAACCGGTAGAAACCCTCAAACCGGTGCAGAAATTAAAATTCCTGCAAAAACAGTTCCAGCTTTCTCCGCAGGCAAAAAATTCAAAGAAGTTGTTGCTAAGTAGTCAACAAAACAATTTGATTTAGAAAAGCGGTCTGCAAGTGCAGACCGCTTTTCTTTTTGTTTATATTCTCCCAAAAATCTTTCCTTAATATATATTAACTTTTTGATAGAAAAATGACTTTTTTGATTTAAATAAGTATAATAAATAAAAAATACAAACGATGAGAGGGGCTAAATGAAAAAAGGTAATTTGGGTAAATTTAAAATATTTATTTTATTAGGGTTGATTTTATCTCTTAACATGCCTGCCGGAGCATTTATCAGCCTGAAAAATCTAAATGTTGATGCAGAAAACCTCATTCAGCTTGTGAATTATACAAGCAAACATGTAAAAATAACAGGAACTGTTTGCAGCAGCAAAATTTCAGATAATTCTAAAGTAATATTTTTGAATTTCGGTAAAAATTTTAATACCTCTTTAAGCGCTGTAATATACGATTTTGATATCCATTCTTTTATTGATGCAGGTATAGATAACCCTCTTGCTTATTTTGAAAACAAAAAAGTCACACTGGAAGGTATCGTTAGAGTTGCCAACGGAAAACCGGAAATTGTTATAAATTCTCCAAAACAAATAAAAATTATTGAATAAGTTATTATAAATGACTATTTTAGACACTATATTAGCGTACAAAAAATCAGAAGTTGAAAAACAGAAAAACCTTTGCAATATTAATGAATTGATTAATAATTGCAAAAAATCAACAGAAACAAAAAGTTTCTTAGATATTCTCAAAAAAAATAAAGCAGATCACAAAATTTCCTTAATTGCGGAAGTTAAAAAAGCTTCGCCGTCAAAAGGAGTTATAAAAGAAAATTTTAATCCTGTTGAAATTGCCGAAATTTATCAAAAAGCCGGTGCATCAGCTATTTCTGTCTTAACTGACGAAAAATTTTTTCAAGGTTCAATTAAATATTTGAAAGATATTAAAAAAATCGCAAAAATTCCTGTTTTAAGAAAAGATTTTATTATAGACGAATATCAAATTTATCAGACCAGAGAAATGGGCGCTGATATTATTTTGCTGATAGCTGCAGCACTTGAAAAAAAACAGTTAAAAGATTTTTTTAACATGTCAAAAGAACTCGGGCTTGATGTGCTTCTTGAAGTGCATGACAAAGAAGAATTTGATTTTGCACTGGAAATAAATGCAGAGATTATAGGAATAAATAACAGAAATTTGAAAACTTTTGAAATCAGTTTAAACCATACAGTCAATTTAATTAAGGATATAAAACTTAATAATAAATATATAATTAGTGAATCAGGTATTGAAAATTCTGAAAATGTAACTTTCTTAAAGAATTACGGTGTAGATGGAATATTAGTCGGAGAATCACTTATAAAATCAAATCATATTGAAAAAGCTGTTATAAATTTGTTAAAATAAATGTGTACTTAATTTGAAAGAATCAAAAACATGTCAGGGCTTAATTTTTTATCCGTTAAAAATATTAATATAGACTTATTTAAATCTTTTAGCGTAACACCTGAAGAAGTACTGGCTAACGCACTTAAAGAAGCAGGTATATTAACGAATGAAACATCTATTAATGATATTGAGG
This bacterium DNA region includes the following protein-coding sequences:
- a CDS encoding HU family DNA-binding protein; translated protein: MNKEELVKEIAKKTRLAQKQVAEILSLTVETIEKTVSKGKKVTLVGFGTFEARKRAARTGRNPQTGAEIKIPAKTVPAFSAGKKFKEVVAK
- the trpC gene encoding indole-3-glycerol phosphate synthase TrpC; this encodes MTILDTILAYKKSEVEKQKNLCNINELINNCKKSTETKSFLDILKKNKADHKISLIAEVKKASPSKGVIKENFNPVEIAEIYQKAGASAISVLTDEKFFQGSIKYLKDIKKIAKIPVLRKDFIIDEYQIYQTREMGADIILLIAAALEKKQLKDFFNMSKELGLDVLLEVHDKEEFDFALEINAEIIGINNRNLKTFEISLNHTVNLIKDIKLNNKYIISESGIENSENVTFLKNYGVDGILVGESLIKSNHIEKAVINLLK